Below is a genomic region from Fischerella sp. PCC 9605.
AAGGCTCCATACTCCAACAACTGGAAATTGCTCATCGCAATAGCAAAAGACCGATTAGATTCGGAGTTTATTACAAAAACACCCTGGTTGCCCTGTGTCATGCTTTAGAAGACCATATATTAAACGATGTCACCTCGCCCTTGGTCATTACTGCCTTTGAGCAGGGGAAATGGTATCTTCAAGAAGCAGAAAGATACGCAGACATTGCCAAAAAATCTTGTCAAGTAGCCATCATGGCAACTCCAGATACTGGCTGGGCAGAACATCCCACCAGCCAATTACCTAATGTTAATTTAGTTGCCTTAGATCCAACCGATCCAGTGTCACGGGAATGGCACTTGATCATTTTGTCGCCAAAATACACGGCAATGGTAATTTGTCAAGAGCTATCAGAAGCTGATTATGGTTCTTCTGGACTGCCTGGATCGGACTTAGAAAGAAAGTTTTATGGCTTGTGGACGTTTGAACCAGAGTTAGTCAAAGAAACAGCCGCGTTGGCGATCGCTCACATTAAACGCTACAACCCGGAACTAGCCGCACAACTCACTGCTTATCAAGACTCAATTCAGCCTAGTCTGGCCACACCAGAACAATTAAGCGCGGTAGTTTCTCGTGTAGTCGATTACCTCCAAACCGGGCAGGTAAACATATCCGTAGACACAGCTACACGCCAGCAAGCCTTGGATCGTAACTTAGTCTCCAACGAAATCCAGGCCTTTTTGCGAATGGCACAAATTATGGATGCTGCCGATATTACCAATCCAATGGCAGCCACAGAAGTCGTGGCACTGGCGGAAATAATCGGGCAGTTATTAGATTTACCCGCATGGCAGATTAAAAGATTGCGCCTTGCTGGTTTGCTACATCGCATAGATCCATTGCAAAGGGTAGAAAGTGTCTTGACTCCTGGCACATCAAGCCGCTACCAAGAAGAAGCACCTAGCTGTCCTCTAACTTGCCCGTTAGTACCGGGGGCGCAAGTGCTGCGAACCATGCCGCGACTGCGGGCGGTGGCACAAATTATCACTCATCAAACTGAGTGGTGGGATGGGACTGGTGAACCTGCGGGATTAACTGGCGATGAAATTCCTCTGGAGTCGAGGATTTTAGCGTTAGTGGCTGATTTTCAGTGGCGAGTAAATCAGAAAAAATCAACACAGTTGAGTAGGGAAGAAATATTTGCTCAAGCTTTAGAAGAATGCAGACAACAACAATCACGGCGTTTTGATCCTAAACTGATAGATACCCTGACGCTGTTAGTCATGGGTTTGCAGCAAGGAATTGAATTGCCCCTGATGACACCTAAAGTCAGTGCTGGTATGTGGTTGTTGGATTCTCGACTAGACAGCGAAAGCAAGACTATAGTTGATTTGAATCAAAACTTGCGTACAAGATAAATCTTTTTTGTGTTCTTAGTAGCTTTGTAGTTAAATAATTTTTTTAACAAACCACAAAGACACAAAGACACAAAGAACACGAAGAGAATTTTTGATAAATTTTATGAACACAGAAGCTATTAAATCAGGAAAGCTCAAACACTTAGCAGGGGCAAATTTAGAAGATGAGGATTTATCAAACCTTGATTTAAACCGCATTAATTTTGCTGGTGCTACCCTTGTTGGTGCAAATCTCGCTGGTTCTAAACTCGAAGGTGGACATTTAGAAGGTGCGAATTTGATGGGGGCGAACCTGCAAGAAACCGACTTGCGGGCAAACCTGATGGGTGCGAATTTAATGCAAGTAGATTTAACAGGTGCTGACTTGCGAGGTAGCAATTTGCGCGGTGCTAACTTGATGGGGGCAAGGCTAAGTGAAGTATCGTTTGCTGGTGCTTTCTTGAGTGGTGCTAATTTGATGAATGTCAACTTGCAAGGAGTTGACTTTCGAGGTGCTGACTTACGCGGTGCAAACCTGACAGGGGCAAATCTCAAAGGTGCAGACTTGAGTAGTGCAGACTTACAAGGCGCTTTATTGAGTGAAGCGAACTTAGAAGAAGCAGACTTGCGGGGGGCAAATCTGGCAGGGGCGAATTTGACGGGTGCGAATTTGCTATGTGCAGAGTTAGAAGGGGCAAATTTAAGCGGAGTGAATTTAGAAAGGGCGTGTTTGGTAGGGACAATGGCTGAGATGGGTGGGTGAGGACTTTGGTAATGAGTTTTGATAACAGCAAAAAATGCGATCGCACAAGTAGCGACTACTTAACTGCCATCAAAGTTATATCTACATCCTTAATCAAGTTGTTGTAAATTGCACTCTCTTTCAGTAGTAGCTCCATGTCAAACGCATTCTCAGGATACCGTTCACACCAAATTTCACTAGGTGTATATGACACGTGCATCAACTCAAAGTCAACATTAAGATATAGTCCGAGTAAAGTAAAGGCTTTTCCATTCGCTTGCCATTCTTGGTTAAGCCGTTTGGAGAACATACTTAAGCCTACAGGTGTAATAGCACGAACATGAGTAGGATCGTGGAAAAAGCGATCGCTGCGATGATGAGGAACTACAATATGCACCTTCGCCCCTGGTTTGCAAATGCGGTAAAGTTCTTGGATGATTTTCAAGTAAACTTCTGTCTGCTGCCCAAGATGTTCAAGTACGTGGCACATCTCGATTTCAGCGACACTGTTATCATCCCAAGGATAGGGAAACGTTTCTAAATCAAGTCGTAAGTCAGGCTTACCAAATTTATCAACATTAAGGTAGTCATCAAGATGTCTTGCGCCACAACCAAGATTCAATCGTAAGTACGCCATTACGTAGTTGTTTTAGAGATAACTCTGGAAAATTATTAAACCGCACTATGCTTTTAGGCAATTTCGACATCGCATTTTTAATTTTTAATTTTTAACTGTTTACTCCTCATCCACAATGCCATCACACCCATCAACAACCACCCCATCACCCCCATCAAAGGATTCTTATCTATCCCAGTCACCCAATCAGGAACCCGACCAGTATATTCAGTTAATTCCCCAATGTTAATAATGTAATATCCCCAAACTATACCACCATGCAAACCAATGGGTAATCCCAAGCGTCCTCTTCTCCAACGCTTTGCCCATACCTGCGTCAAACCCAGTATTACCAAAGCTGGAAATTGGGGCAGTGTGCGAATAATTGCTTCCAAAGGTTTAATAAAGTGCAATGCCGCAAAAATAATCGCATCTGCCCAAAGTGCCACACGAGGAGTGTAATCGCGCTGTAACTCATCCAGCAACCAGCCTCGGAATAATAATTCCTCGGCAAACCCGATGCCCAAACCAGTAAGAGAACCTTCTAATACTACTCGAAGTAAAAAAACTTTGGGCTGTTGCCATACCAACCAACCCAGTAATCCTTCTAAACCAAATAAAATCAAAACACTAATTAGTCCAATCACCAAACCCCGCAGTAGTTCGACTCCGTTTTTGCGGCTAAACTCTAAACCATAATGCCGCAGCAGTTGGGGTTGCTTGTAGACTTGCTTGCCCCATATTCTCAGTAGAAAAATAAATTCTCCATACAGCAGCACCATTGTCACAATACTAACTAAGTTTGCATCGTGCACTAGTAAATATATTGGTGCAGCAAAGGGCAACCACAGCAACGATAGAGCTAAAATAAAGTAACCCAGCCTGATGGGTACAGGATGCTGGGCTAAAAGGGCAATGTTTATTTTCATACCAAGTTGCAGAGACTCCTAGATTCCAATATTAATAACTATTAACAAGCAATAAACACAAGTTTATTGCCATGTTTCCAGTTTGACGGCAACTTGGTATCAATTGTTGCGTATCTTTTATTCGTCTGGTTCGATTGTGCTAGTCAAACCATGTTTTTTCAAAGTTTCGCAATAAAACTCAGCATGTTCTTGAGCGCAGGTAATAACTAATGCAATGCCGTTAGTATGGGCTTCCATCATAATGCTGACAGCCTGAGGTTGGGTTAGACTCGGCACTGTGGTCAATAGAACCTGCACTACATACTCCATAGCGTTGTAGTCGTCGTTATGGAGCAAAACGCGATACTGAGGCGCTAGTTTTCTGGATGTTGAACGCTTCTCTAGGGTTTCGACTGACACGGCTCTTTGCTCTCTTGGTAATTTACTACAACAGAGTTTTTCTCTAGAGGTTGCTTAATTTGCTTTACAGTTATTTAACTATTGTATAGCACCACAGAGACTGTTGGTAATTGTTGGTTGCTGGTTGTTTGTTATGCCATAGACATGCCAACTGCTTGCTTTAGGGTACATCTACTAACCAATAACAAACAACAGTCCAGACAAGATCTCTCACAAATTCAGTCAAATTGGTATGTCTAGCTTTTAAAATTAAAAAAGCAGCAACACAATCGTTGCCGCTACCAAAGCTGCGTGACTATGGAGATTACCCCAAATTTTCAGCCAGGACAAATTGTATCCTTAGAGCATGGCGACAGCAGGCTCTATGCAGAAGTAATTCAAGTAGTAGTTTCCCGTCAGTTATGCTGGGTGCGTCCTTTGCTACTAGTAGTCAACTCCTCGGAACCACCATTAATACATGATTTGCGAGAGGCATCTGACTTACTCTGGCCTGTAAATTTATTTCAACCAGCCTTAGACACAGAAGTAATTTCCATATTGAGCCAAGTTTTAGCAAAAGAACCAACACCAGGAATAGACTCAACTTCCAAGCAGCTACTTAATCAGTTTATTAACCAAGTTTGGCAAGCATATAAAAGTCAATAGTCAATAGTCCAGAGTTCATAGTCAAAAGCAACAACTGTTGACCATTGACTCTTGACTCTTGACTAATCAAGCGTAACGTATCCCAGCATCATTCATGCGTCGAATTGCTTCGTGCATGCGCTGTTCGGGAACTGTCAAGGCAACTCAGAAAAAGCCCTCTCCGACTGCGCCTTCGCTGTTCCTAATACACTATAATCATGCATTTGTCTTTCATTGCCTGGTTTTTCCTGATTCGACTTGGTGTCTTAGTGTCTTTGTGGTGAAAAAATAAGTTTTATTGAACCACCAAGACACTAAGACACAAAGAAAACTTATGCAAGAGCCCAGAGGCAAAGTAACGATGTCGCGAAGTTTTTGGTAAATAAATATTACAGTTTAATATTCTTTCTCATTTTTGGAGATGGCGGCTAAATAGTAACTAATCTAAATGTGCAAGCACTGCCTTTAAACTCTTTCCCATGCTCAGGAACTATATAGCCAAGTTCTCCAAAAAAACATTAGCAGTCATATCACTAAGAAACTGAGGCTGCTTTTAATAAATAGACTTAATGTTTCCAATTTTTCAGTTTGATTGCTTGTAATATTTCTGATATTAACTTGGTGTTAAAAATAACATAAATACTAAACAATCATCAAATGCTTGCGACCAATTGGATGCGACCTGCATCCATTTCTGCCATTAGCAGTTCTAGCGCTTCGTAATCAACGTCAGAAATGTAACCCATTTCCGTCAGTTCTGAGTTGATTTCGTTTTCGATTTCGGGTGTTAATTTTTTAATCAGAAGAGCTTTTTCTACCAATTGACGAATAGCGTACTTAGTTTTCATATGTAATAAACCAACTAAATCTAATAGATCTATATACTTATTATCCTAGCCTCGCTTTGGTATAAAACGTGATCCAAGCCCTAGAGTTATAGTGATCTAAATCACAAGTTATTGGTGATTTGACTCGCGATCGCTGACTGTATATGTTAGTAATTTCACGTCGCTTTCCTGTAGTTATAAACAAGCTGAAGTAATAATCTATGTGGAATTAAGCGCCATGACAAGCAATTACTTTCTTCGATTTTAACAAAAAGTATATTTAAATACAGTTTTTTCTAGGGTTATGACAATCTTTAAACAGAACCGTCAGAGGAATAAAGATTCAGCAAAGAGGCGTAATACGAATGGTCGATGCGAGAAAAAAGAGATTATGTTCAAATACATCTATCTTCACTATTGAAAAATTTTACATAACATTTAGGATGTGAGTATGCAAGCAGTAGTTAATAACCCAAAGATTACAGTAATTCGTCCGCAAGGAAGTTTGAATGCTGCCAATGCCTTGGAATTTGAGCGAGATTTAACAACAGCACTGGCACAAAATAGAAGTAGCTGCTTGGTAGTAGATTTAGAGCAAGTAGAAGCCTTAGATTGCGCTGGCTTATTGGCATTGGTGTCTGCA
It encodes:
- a CDS encoding DICT sensory domain-containing protein codes for the protein MLEGSILQQLEIAHRNSKRPIRFGVYYKNTLVALCHALEDHILNDVTSPLVITAFEQGKWYLQEAERYADIAKKSCQVAIMATPDTGWAEHPTSQLPNVNLVALDPTDPVSREWHLIILSPKYTAMVICQELSEADYGSSGLPGSDLERKFYGLWTFEPELVKETAALAIAHIKRYNPELAAQLTAYQDSIQPSLATPEQLSAVVSRVVDYLQTGQVNISVDTATRQQALDRNLVSNEIQAFLRMAQIMDAADITNPMAATEVVALAEIIGQLLDLPAWQIKRLRLAGLLHRIDPLQRVESVLTPGTSSRYQEEAPSCPLTCPLVPGAQVLRTMPRLRAVAQIITHQTEWWDGTGEPAGLTGDEIPLESRILALVADFQWRVNQKKSTQLSREEIFAQALEECRQQQSRRFDPKLIDTLTLLVMGLQQGIELPLMTPKVSAGMWLLDSRLDSESKTIVDLNQNLRTR
- a CDS encoding pentapeptide repeat-containing protein, which encodes MNTEAIKSGKLKHLAGANLEDEDLSNLDLNRINFAGATLVGANLAGSKLEGGHLEGANLMGANLQETDLRANLMGANLMQVDLTGADLRGSNLRGANLMGARLSEVSFAGAFLSGANLMNVNLQGVDFRGADLRGANLTGANLKGADLSSADLQGALLSEANLEEADLRGANLAGANLTGANLLCAELEGANLSGVNLERACLVGTMAEMGG
- a CDS encoding class I SAM-dependent methyltransferase, producing the protein MAYLRLNLGCGARHLDDYLNVDKFGKPDLRLDLETFPYPWDDNSVAEIEMCHVLEHLGQQTEVYLKIIQELYRICKPGAKVHIVVPHHRSDRFFHDPTHVRAITPVGLSMFSKRLNQEWQANGKAFTLLGLYLNVDFELMHVSYTPSEIWCERYPENAFDMELLLKESAIYNNLIKDVDITLMAVK
- a CDS encoding CPBP family intramembrane glutamic endopeptidase; the protein is MKINIALLAQHPVPIRLGYFILALSLLWLPFAAPIYLLVHDANLVSIVTMVLLYGEFIFLLRIWGKQVYKQPQLLRHYGLEFSRKNGVELLRGLVIGLISVLILFGLEGLLGWLVWQQPKVFLLRVVLEGSLTGLGIGFAEELLFRGWLLDELQRDYTPRVALWADAIIFAALHFIKPLEAIIRTLPQFPALVILGLTQVWAKRWRRGRLGLPIGLHGGIVWGYYIINIGELTEYTGRVPDWVTGIDKNPLMGVMGWLLMGVMALWMRSKQLKIKN
- the clpS gene encoding ATP-dependent Clp protease adapter ClpS, translating into MSVETLEKRSTSRKLAPQYRVLLHNDDYNAMEYVVQVLLTTVPSLTQPQAVSIMMEAHTNGIALVITCAQEHAEFYCETLKKHGLTSTIEPDE
- a CDS encoding STAS domain-containing protein, whose product is MQAVVNNPKITVIRPQGSLNAANALEFERDLTTALAQNRSSCLVVDLEQVEALDCAGLLALVSALKLAQSLGRRFSLCSVSPSIRIIFELTQLDRVFEIFEGTALF